A region of Argentina anserina chromosome 5, drPotAnse1.1, whole genome shotgun sequence DNA encodes the following proteins:
- the LOC126796043 gene encoding vinorine synthase-like: MVDMEVNIVISRDTIKPAADRSLLHAHQKPCNLCIFDQLIPATYVPVIFFYSIVDPNFNVPKTLVHLKTSLSHTLTHYYPFSGRIKNNLYIHDFDAGVPYLEARVECRMFELLELREIELLNRFIPFHPFRKETESPDQLPLMAFQVSVFACGGISVGISLSHKIFDMETANTFFKSWASVFRRDHKAAITSNPNICQASSTFPASDNLPQKYLAFMESMWFEEKKYVTRRFAFDAKAINTLREKAKSDLVPNPTRVETLTCFLWKHATFASRHGGTSRRASVIAQAMNLRRRLKPPMPDDSIGNLFWWATAVYNPTDEAETTYKLCDLLKLLHESLNGLEHDQFLDTLCGEEGRRVFFEYLDQLLEGMDSLDPTPEIYAFTSWVNILDEVDFGWGKPFWIGVMGKVGPAFRNLTVFVKTQRGNGIEAWVTMDEKQMSIMEKDPQFLAFASPNPRILHV; the protein is encoded by the exons TTTCCAGAGATACCATCAAACCCGCAGCTGATAGATCTTTACTTCATGCCCATCAAAAACCTTGCAATTTATGCATCTTTGATCAGCTCATTCCAGCAACTTATGTTCCAGTGATTTTCTTCTACTCCATTGTAGACCCCAACTTCAACGTCCCCAAGACCCTAGTCCATTTGAAAACCTCACTCTCACATACCCTCACTCACTATTACCCATTTTCTGGGCGGATCAAAAACAACCTCTATATTCACGATTTTGATGCGGGTGTTCCATACCTCGAAGCCCGAGTTGAATGTCGCATGTTTGAGTTACTTGAGCTTCGGGAAATCGAGTTGCTCAATCGGTTTATTCCATTTCATCCATTTCGCAAGGAAACCGAATCTCCTGATCAGCTGCCCTTGATGGCATTTCAAGTTAGTGTTTTTGCTTGTGGAGGAATATCAGTTGGGATCTCTTTGTCTCACAAGATCTTTGACATGGAAACGGCAAATACATTCTTCAAGTCTTGGGCTTCTGTTTTTCGTAGGGATCATAAAGCAGCAATAACATCAAACCCTAATATCTGCCAAGCATCGTCAACTTTTCCAGCAAGTGATAATTTACCACAAAAATATCTTGCTTTCATGGAGAGCATGTGGTTCGAGGAAAAGAAGTATGTTACAAGGAGGTTTGCGTTTGATGCTAAAGCCATAAACACATTACGTGAGAAAGCAAAGAGCGATCTTGTTCCCAATCCAACTCGTGTTGAGACACTCACTTGTTTTCTTTGGAAACATGCAACATTTGCTTCTAGACATG GTGGCACATCACGAAGAGCATCCGTAATAGCACAAGCGATGAACTTGAGGCGGCGACTGAAGCCACCAATGCCAGATGACTCCATTGGAAATCTATTTTGGTGGGCTACTGCAGTTTACAACCCTACTGATGAGGCAGAGACTACTTATAAGTTGTGTGATTTGTTGAAGCTTTTACATGAATCTCTCAATGGACTTGAGCATGATCAGTTTTTGGATACACTGTGTGGAGAAGAGGGACGTCGAGTCTTTTTCGAATACCTCGATCAGTTGCTGGAGGGCATGGACTCCTTAGATCCAACACCAGAAATTTATGCGTTCACCAGCTGGGTTAACATTCTTGATGAAGTTGATTTTGGATGGGGGAAGCCATTTTGGATTGGTGTCATGGGAAAAGTTGGACCTGCCTTCAGGAACCTCACTGTGTTTGTCAAAACACAAAGGGGTAACGGCATTGAAGCATGGGTGACCATGGATGAAAAGCAAATGTCTATAATGGaaaaagatcctcagtttttAGCATTTGCTTCTCCAAACCCGCGCATTCTACATGTATGA